CCTGCTATATGCGAAGTAATTCCCAGCAAAACGTTTCAGAAAAAAGCAGCAATGTTCAACTCAACAAGCAGAGCAATCCAAATCTTACTCATTTTTACCTCAATGGGATTCTATTTGCTTTTTTGTGATACAGATATGGCTAAACAACCAAGGTATTGGAAGTGATACATGACGGAGAAAGGGGGGAAATCCCAGTTACATCAAAACATGAGAAAAGTGTCACCAAGGGCGTGTGCATACTGAACATTTACAACATATTGGTTTCCCTTACTTGGGGAATCAAATGACCTTCATTTCTTCCGTTTTCAGCTCTTTCACGAATCAATTTATACAGTGACGGAAAAAGATGGACACGGACACAGGACTGCACGTTAAGGCGAAGAAATTAAGCTATAATATCCTCTGTCACGGCTTCTTTGACAAAGTCTTCTTCAATCCCTTGAGAATcttcccaaaccaaaccaagttcaTGGCAGCAAGCGCAGAAGGCACCACAAACACCAAAAGAAAACCGATGATGTGCATCTTGATGACCTGCCATGTCATCATTCAGAGTTTTCGTTCCACTACTAATACTTGACGACCATGCACATCCATGATTCATATAACGAACACTTTATGCACACATTAGAAGACCACTTTATGCACACATTAGAAGATGAaacttgaattatttgtgtgcaTTGGTGCATATGCATGTGGCGCACAcaaacgtgtgtgtgtgtgtgtgtgtgagagagagagagagagagagagagagagagagagagactaaatTGGAATAGAAAAAACATGCTTTGCCACTTGCTTAAAATTTTACACgctttactttgtttttcttctacAAGTAGTCAAACACTTGTGACGACGATGATAACTCCGAAAAGTTGTAACTGCTATGTGAACTTTAAAAACATTAGTGATGAAAATGTGCTAGGAACAAAATTTTAGTTGTATCCAACATAAAACTGATATATTGTATATTACAGTAGTACTGTAGTAGTATTATACCAGCATCAGATTTCAGATTACATGTATTTGTATGAAATAGAACCCTTTCATGTGATTAGAACGCTTTCTCTGTTACGGAAGGAACATTAAACGAGTATCGAAGTCGAACAGAAGAACTAGTAAGTCTGGTCATGAATTGACACGTCAAGTAGTAGAATTACCTGGTTATAGTGCAAGCGCACATGGTAAAACATGTAAACGAACAACAAAATTCTTGCAACCTGCATTCGATGATCGATTTCAGCAAGCTACTAGATGAATTAACAACTCAAAccgaaaacaaaacacaatcaTAATATTACTGAGTTATTATAGGCATCCCCCACTCAAGGCAATGAAAGCAAGTTTGCCGCAACTTAATTTGGCTTCTCTTATTCAGTTCGACATTGCTACTCTGTTGCCAGAACCTTATACTCGGCAATTCGTACCATTCAAAATGGTTTAATGGGTAATCACCTAatcagcacaaacaaaatgCATGAACTGCAATTGCTGTGAATTGTGGGCGAATCTCCGAATTGGGAACCTTTCGATTCactgaatttgtttttttgccccatttttgcCAAAGTTGGAATAGGGTTCAAATAACTTTTTTTAAGCTCTTTAGGCTGATTATATGCCATCTTTTGCCTTAGTCTTCCCCAAATTACTCTCAAAATACACACTCAATCTCCTCTAAGCTAACATGGAACCCGCAAAATAGTCCAGGTTTATTGGGATGCGGGTCAACAACGGTTCTTATGTAAGCTGAGGATCtcataaagagagagaaagtttatGTGAGAAAAAATCGGGAGGACAATGGAAAAAAGACAATAATTGACATATGCTAAAGACcttaaaaatttgtttgaaccCGTTTTCTACAAGATAGCGGAAAACCAAAACACCGACGTCTCTTACAGTAGAAGCATCTTACCTATTGGACGACTTGATGATCACATCATTAAAAATACAAGTTGTTCATTTATTGTTGACTAAAATATCAGTTTGTAGCTTACATCTTTATCATCAAAATCCTTAGGTCTAGACTCTAGATAATACATCTCATAGTTCGTAGTCAAGGATCATTTCGTTTATCAATTGATTCACGCCTTGGCAACTATACATTGCTAGGAAATTTGTTTTGCAACGTGTCCTAATGTGCAAGGTCAACCTAATATGAGATGTATTATAAAGAGCTCAGATTTTCTTCATTTTAGATGGATGCCAATAGCAAGTCATATCCGTCTGAAATATACCATAATGGATATAAATCATATAACTCACCATCCAAGCAAAAAATATCACCACACCATTGATCAGATATGCAGTTGACTTCTTTAAACCAGCAGTATCAAGATACCTGCATACAACCCAAACAAGATGCCTCAAAGTCAAATAGGCAGTCTCATATACCCATGGGGCCCTCATTTGTTCAGACATACCATCTCATATTGATCTCTGGAGTCGTCACCTCAGAGATTAGGACCATGAATGTGTAAAGTTGTCCTTCCCCAGTAAACAATGCATATGCTACTGCAATCGCAGCAAGAGAGTGATGCACAATCTGAAATCGAAGTGGTACAATCGTATCAGTGACATTGACAAGACTTTAAATACCATTATACATGCTCTATCATCAACTTTGTTTCAGTGCTCAACTACTCTAAACTCTAAACCACACGGTAGATCTAAAAATCCCCAATTGCACCAAATATATAATCTGCAGATTCAAATTTCAGCATATTTCCGGGTAGTAACCGGAATTAGAGGAACGATGCTTTCAACTTATAAAGGGTTCTTGAATACTTGAATCTTTGAATGCTATTCCAGAGTTTAAGGTCAAAAGTGGCCTTCACCATGTTTGTGTAATCTGATTTGAAAAGCTTATTATCAATCAGTAAAACAAGGGTGACCAGACGGATCTGGAATATGGTAAACATGAACTATACATCTCAAAGTTGCATTGTCATAGAGAACACTTAATAAGCTAGATTTTGAACTATGGGctgaaagaaaataagaaatgcTAAGCTTGATCATCTCCCATCCTTGACAGGATACTTACATACTCTACTCCACCCAGAGAAGGATACAACCAAAAAATCATTCCAAGATCCGCAACGAAGTATCCTACGGAAACCTGTCAAAAGTCACATTGAAACTATTACCAGGAAGGTTTCTCGTGctagaaaaaaacacaaaattaatcAAAAGGTAAACCTAAGAATTCCAACAGAAAATTACAAGAACGAAGAACATTACGCGGCATAATCAAGCCTAAAAAATGGCAAAAGCAGTTGCGCCTCTGCAATTATTATTTTGCAGTTTTGGGGGTGTCGGTTATCGCGCAACCTCCTTTTAGGTCTGTCTTCATGCAGTGGGCTGAtactttgttgtttatttttgttcacaGTGAGTTGGAATGGgtttggctctgataccatacaAAAACTATTTGACGAGGAGGAAAAAATAAACCACCAGGAACAAGAGCAGGTGCCCAAAAAGTGCCTCGCCAAAGAATCACGTGGGAATCAAGAGCTCATCTTGAATGAGATATTTTAACGTGGAAATGCTAttattggtgcaaaaatacaaatttaaatTGTTCCGCTTGTACCTCCTTTTAACTGGAAGATTGAGGCATAAATTATTATTGCAATATGACATGGTACATATTAATTTGCTTTACTACAGAGGAAGTACAAGGAGGAAGGGGGGGGTGGTTGCGGGTAGCGGCGTTAAGCAGAGAGCAAAGCATTTATATTTCTCTGTGTCATAGGTTTCTCCTTCTCATTGACGATATCCAGCCTTCCTAATATTAGTATCTTTCCAGCATTtacccaaaattaaaaattaacgGCAGGTACAGACAGGTGGTTCTTTCGTAATCAAATGAGGATTgacaggaaaaaagaaagagaaaaatgctTACTCCCAATGCAAAAGTTGATAGCTGTGAGCTTCGGAATGTCATAAGGCCAGCATGTTCATGGTCAGTAAAGAGATCTGACCAGAACACAAAGTACAATGACAAAGTTGCAATAAAAATTGCATGAATAGTGGAGACAGCACTGCAAGATTATTCAAGAGAAACATACATAAGATCGTCAAAATAGTATAGTCAACTGGTCAATAGACAACTAAATAAACATTAGGATTATGCATTTACCGATTGTTCCACTCCATCCGCTGTACTTTAGTAAGTGTAGAATACGTGTCGAAGTAAAGTGCGCTGACTAATTGCGAAAGATCAAATAACTGTGAGGGAAAACTAAATTAGAggacaaaagtacaaaaaaactGCTTTTGCTAACTACTTTTATGTTATATAAATGTGTACGTCACACAATTCGGTTGAATCTTAAGAAAGCAATTAAGAAAGAAactgaaacaaaagaaaacaatccTATGCATCACAAACATATTATGATTCCAATATACGCAGAGATACTCATCCATTTTTTCCAAAGGGCTACTGATCAAAAAGAAAGATGGTTAGGCCATTACCATTTTGCAGACGAATATGCCCCCAAGGACAGATGTATAAGGAAGGAAAGGATCTGAAAGTAAATAGTTCTTAACCAGCACCTCGGCCTGATTTTGGTACGATTTTAGTCCCATGACCGTCTTTCTAGGAGCTGCCATCGTCATGTACTTCTTGAACCATAtgatattttttgtcactaCTATCAACCCAGCAAACTGGAAACAAATTTCCAGGAAAGAAGCTCCCTTATATGGCCGCTTCTATTCGAAATGTAATGGAGATCTTTGGCGCCTTCTGTATTTGCATTGCCGACAAAAGTATAGTGATATCAATAACTATCTGAAAATACCAACACAATATACCAGTTCTTGAAGAAGGTGTGCTATAAGCTGCTATTAAATCGATAAATAACATGCCTACACATTTTCCACATAACAATTAAACAATTAATCCCATCCATATAAAACAAATAACTTGTCTAAAATTGTttgagaaaaaccaaaaaagattgGGTGCAAAGTGGAAATGGTGTTTTTGTATCTATGCTACCTCTATGTGGATGCAATGATACGTTTATAGTAGTGTTTCCTTCATGCTCCGTTAAGTTAACACACACAAAAGCATAGTCAATTTGATTGTGGAAAAACtggaagggaaaagaaaaaacatttaGAATCTTGTAACAGCTATTCCAAGTTCCTAAATCTAAATAATTTCTATATTCACCTAATTTCATGACATTCAAGCAATGGACAGGAATCAGCACGAAAAGTACAGAGTATAATGATGTGGTCCATACAAAGAGGTCACGGGAATTTGGCGATTTTACATGGTTGGAAGTTATGGCCTTATGGACTAGATGGCTCTAAGGCCTATTCACCTACTTTCATGACATTCAAGCCATGGACAGGAATCAGCACGAAAAGTACAGAGTATAATGATGCGGTCCATACAAAGAGGTCACGGGAATTTGGCGATTTTACATGGTTGGAAGTTATGGCCTTATGGACTAGATGGCTCTAAGGCCCAAGCCTTAATTTGGCACATGTGGGATGAATAAGGCCAACTTGGGATATTGGCCAGACATGGGTTGGATTCTTAGAAGTGTCTTTTGGGATCTAGTCAAGTCAAAATGTCTCTTTAAATTCTAGTCAAAGTCTTTACATTCAATTAGTTGATCAAAGAGTCATTAAGTTTTTTCATGTCATTAATGCAGTCAAAGAGTCTATGTACAATGTGTCTAAAGTTGATAGAAGATTATTTAATTTGGGAAGTTCTAGAGTCAAGTTGAAATGGgtataaataagattgtaagCCTTATGGCAAATCATGATGAGTGATAATAAAATTGAGTAGCTTTCAAGCTATTAGATTGCGTGATGCTATTTTttctttggtgtgatgctaaagagACCCTAGATGTGATGCATTGGGTTTTctaggtgtgatgcctagaCCTATCTTCCTAAAATCCCATCTTCTCTTTCTACTGTTCACCAACACTGTTCACAGTTCCAAAACATTCACTTCTCTTCGTGTTTGAGCATATCCTTGGCCCCGTTTAAATCCCATCCTACATAAGTATACCTTGGATCATAATTAGAAATATAAAAGTGCATATTGTACTTCTAAGTTTTTTTCCGTGGTCCTATCAGACATTAATAGGAGAAGCAAATAAAGGAGCCTTTCCATAGGGGTTTAATATACAATTTTTTACGTTTTGTTGGGGCCATATGTGtattacttcaaat
The sequence above is a segment of the Rhododendron vialii isolate Sample 1 chromosome 13a, ASM3025357v1 genome. Coding sequences within it:
- the LOC131313030 gene encoding uncharacterized protein LOC131313030 — encoded protein: MTMAAPRKTVMGLKSYQNQAEVLVKNYLLSDPFLPYTSVLGGIFVCKMLFDLSQLVSALYFDTYSTLTKVQRMEWNNRAVSTIHAIFIATLSLYFVFWSDLFTDHEHAGLMTFRSSQLSTFALGVSVGYFVADLGMIFWLYPSLGGVEYIVHHSLAAIAVAYALFTGEGQLYTFMVLISEVTTPEINMRWYLDTAGLKKSTAYLINGVVIFFAWMVARILLFVYMFYHVRLHYNQVIKMHIIGFLLVFVVPSALAAMNLVWFGKILKGLKKTLSKKP